The DNA sequence TGTGCAATAAAACTACCAAAACCATGTACTGTGTTATTGTATTATATGCTAACTGCATTAAGTATATAGGTAAAGGGTAATGAGGTGTATTAATCCACTATATATGATGTGCAATCCAACTAATGTAACCAATTAACCATACAAtgtactgttttatatacttcaCCCCATTAAGTTTGTATGTAAATAAGTAATAGTCTATATATAATGGGTATTATACTTAAGTaataatgttataatgacaTCTTGTAATCCAGGGTTGGCAAGAAGCCACAGATGCTTTGTATGCTTCAAGGAAAGGATTTCATAATGtaagtaatatttaaacttaaggTGGTTTCTTTGCTTTGGTGTTATTTACTAGTGGCTTGCATCAAACATGAGGTTTAATGCTGgaagtttaaaatgatatgATAAATTGCCAATgcttataaaaagtaaatgacCACTGTTTATAATGTATAACTTCATATATAAGTTCTCTTTAACATGAGTGAGGTCCCACACCATGCCACACCATTGGATCTTAGGTACAGGCTACAGTTAGCCCATTATCCTAACACCCAGtatgctacaacccattagtggccactgggttggagcaattcaCATATAGTGTTTTGCCcagggacacatacgcctacaatggtaatAGTGTCGAGCAATAAACCTGGTAGCTGAATTACTATTTATAGCTTAAATTCAATCATTTCTTCGCACAGACTTCAATGGTGTATTGTAACTTCTTAAACAATCTNNNNNNNNNNNNNNNNNNNNNNNNNNNNNNNNNNNNNNNNNNNNNNNNNNNNNNNNNNNNNNNNNNNNNNNNNNNNNNNNNNNNNNNNNNNNNNNNNNNNNNNNNNNNNNNNNNNNNNNNNNNNNAACACCCATACACCcaactaaataataaaaaccaaaaataaattattgattGTAGTTTAGTTTAATGGTAACAGCTTTTGTAAAAtgaaagatataaaaaaagttaaatcgGTATTTATGTAAAGCGTATTAATTGCTAAACtatgattttatataataattatacccgtcttaccccacagtagtataaatcttttaaaagttgaaagttaaacttttaatgttaaatttgtgtttataaaatgtttataagttAGTACTAATGTAGTTGATAGATTCCTTACATAATCTGCATGTTTCAATGAtcactatgatgtcataatattggTCTACAGTGTTAAACAaacagtatttatatatataattatttatcgAAAATTTAATGgctaataacatgggtgttataCTGTTTTCtaaacttgttgtttttcttgttttgtgACTAAAATTAATGCTTGCagttgtagttttattttcttattccagtattttgtaaaaaatgcttATTTAGTAATGTACTAAAATACTAGATATTGAAAAAGTTAATCTTAAAAAACTGGCGCGTACaaaaaacttattgttttggtgactttaaaactaaaacgaCTCGTCAAAGTGATTGCTGTTGTTCAATTCTCTTATTCCAGTGTTGTGTAAAGTTAgcaaacaaagtaaattcTGTAATCTATTCGAAATTATTACaatctaatgttaaaaaatttaatgttgcTTTCAAAGTTCAAaccacaaaaattaaaaccttgtTGTTTTGAACTTATTGTTTGGACTTGTCGTTCGCGCATTAGTTACAAAAACGGCGCCCAAAAATATCATGGTCTGCCCTCGAGCTAAATGCCTTGCAACTCTATACTGCTTTCGGTGGTAAAAACTTAAACCTAATTTTAGGACGAAGGATCTGAATTTTATCAAGATTTCTGACAAAATGTCACCCCGGAACGCAAAATGTGGCGAAACATTAAACTAAATTGTTGCCTGCTGTACCAAAGTGCTATCATGTTGCATCATTCATGTGTGTATTGTTGCAATGCTgatgtgtttattttgttccaaGCTTTAtatggtaggttggggtaagatggtccatgttttcataaagtaagttggggcaagatggtttCTGTTCttatttatcgtcccatttagtagtaaacaaagaatatttacagaattctacaaccgtatcctcacgactttaaaagagcgttgttatttgttaaaaacacgattataagtatgagatattatgtggttatgatatccatcttaccccacattactttTGCTtctgtaacttatttataattacacaaaattacatttgtaaTGAATGTGTTTATAGTTTCATTATGTTGTACTCGATGGGTATTTTTCCGATCTTATCTTCTGGCGTAAAATTAGACATAGATTTGTTATaaagaaaacattgttttatatattatgctactcgtttaacatatataatattatttaaagaatattccatatatttatatctcaTAATGGACcttttatagtactgtggggtaagacgggacacctttagcacaaaatatccaaatatcctgatcgtgttttaaacaaataacaacggtatatgggattcatgaggatacagttttataattccttgaatgttctttgtttactactaaatgggtgGATAAacaagaatgaaaaggtgacccatcttccctcatcctactatattacatttaatattatataatgagACTTTTGAACATTTACACCTTCTGTATGGCAGTTAGAATCTTGTTTCCATAAAAACAGGGTTTTGCAGTTTGTGGCTTTCCAACCTAaaattctatatttaaaaataatagatttgaaaatgtttaattaccCCTAAGTATTCTCTACTGTGTTTATTCTATCAATGCAATTTAGTTTCAAAAGTAcctatcccatattttctatttaaattttgaactGTATCATGTATTCgcattaaataataaagcttGTCCTATTCTAACTATGATACTTACTGTTGATTaaactattctatatgggtgaggcatGCAGGAGGAACTGAGATTTAGAACAAAGATGaaactaaaaatatgttttatccaGATTATTTTGAGGAAAGGGTCAAAACATGAgattaagttataaaaataccaTTACATTCTCATTATATGCATTACTTATCGCAGTAATGTTTACCAATAACCTGAGTAAAGTTATCAAAATGCCCGAAGCAGTTTTGATCCAGCAGTTAATAAAACTTGTGGTTTTTTCTGATGTTACTGCAGACGTAGATTTTGCAGAATAAACGGAAAGACCTTTCAAGTgtgtaagttgttttgtttttagtgatttttttataaatgatttCCCTGTGGGTttgaatatatgttttttactacCTCGAGTCAGAATTTTTTCGAGTGTTGTAATAGATAGATAATGTTAATTTTGTGATGTATTTGAGACCTGGGATTCAGACCATAGTTGGCTCATTGCCCCAACATTGCATATGCACATTTAATTCCATATGggtatattctatatataataataatattttcttataaattGTCCATTTAGATTTCTGCGAAACTTGGTTCTTTAGATATTTTGCAGAAGTCGTCGATATGAAGGTATCTGAATACAATGATCCCTTACGCCATCGTGTGGTGAAATCCAAGGCCCCTGTACTAGCACGAACCCTTGTTTTGCTCGTCACGGCTGGATTTGCCCTCGTTGTTGCTTTCAGCTGTGTTTTCTACGCCGCTCATGCTCAACACCGAATGTTGCAGTAAGTTGTATACCacgtgctcactgtcgagttatagcacgggtgtcttcttatacaccagacacacatggtgtatttatacacctcatgctccctgtcaagttataacgtgggtgtcttcctatacaccagacatacatggtgtagccatacaactcatgctcactgttgagttataacatgggtgtcttcttatacaccagacacacatggtgtattcatacacctcatgctcactgtcgagttataacgtgggtgtcttcttatacaccagacacacatggtgtattcatacacctcatgctccctgtcaagttataacgtgggtgtcttcctatacaccagacacacatggtgtattcatacacctcatgctccctgtcaagttataacgtgggtgtcttcctatacaccagacacacatggtgtattcatacacctcatgctccctgtcaagttataacgtgggtgtcttcctatacaccagacacacatggtgtattcatacacctcatgctcactgtcaagttataacgtgggtgtcttcctatacaccagacacacatggtgtattcatacacctcatgctcactgtcaagttataacatgggtgtcttcttatacaccagagactcatggtgtatccatacaactcatgctcactgttgagttataacatgggtgtcttcttatacaccagacacacatggtgtattcatacacctcatgctcactgtcgagttataacatgggtgtcttcttatacaccagacacacatggtgtattcatacacctcatgctcactgtcgagttataacatgggtgtcttcttatacaccagacaaacatggtgttTTCATACAACTTTAACTCACTGTTGTATATCATCTTAGATTCCAGAATGAGTTGACAAACATGAAAGTTTCGTTGCACAAAAGATCGGCAGAGTTGGAAAGCAGAGTTAGAAGAAGTGTTTCACGGAATAACTTTGTGAAGAAACCAATTAAACACGTTGTGAAAAGAAATGCAAATGTTAGTGTAAGTTGTACGAGTNNNNNNNNNNNNNNNNNNNNNNNNNNNNNNNNNNNNNNNNNNNNNNNNNNNNNNNNNNNNNNNNNNNNNNNNNNNNNNNNNNNNNNNNNNNNNNNNNNNNNNNNNNNNNNNNNNNNNNNNNNNNNgcagttaaaaatatatctacGTTTAATCGAaccgtggtcgctacaccttaTGTATTGAATATTCATAAGGTTTGTTTGGAGAATCTTTAACCCCGACCCTCGGGAAATGGTGACGGATCCACGAGGGGATGTGTTAACGTTCGTTGACGAGTTCGAGGCAAAATATGAGAACCCTCCCCAGATGTTTAGGGTAATGCATGTAACTAATGCatgattaaatttatttaccctCGTAAATACTGTGGAAGTGTATGAGATGacaactttatatattatgagATGACAACGATATACTGTTACCCTATCTAACTTAATGTTAACCCCCAGGTCCATATAACTTAATGTTAACCCCCGTGTCCATCTAACTTAATGTTAACCCCCAGGTCCATCTAACTTAATGTTAACCCCCAGGGAAGCTACGGCGAAGCTCAAGCCGAAGCCAAGAAGAATCTTCAATTTCTGCTCGTATATTTACACGACCCACATAATAAAGATTCCGAACCATTTTGTTCGGGTACTTTGTGCAATAATGATGTTGTGGAATATATAAACACCAATATGTTGTTCTGGGGATGCTCCATACAGAAACCGGAGGGCTACAAAGGTTTTCAAACTTATGTTTTATGAATGACttgatttatttatgttgttgttttagtttCGAAACTGATCCGAAACCCAACATACCCCTTGGTGGCCGTGGTGTGTCTTTACCAAAACCAACTTGCTATCGTAGGGAGAGTGCAAGGGAAAGTTACTGCTGAGGTGACTTGTTATACATGGgtgtttaacttaatttatataattctgtgaatctgTGTGGTAATtcaccaactctggtctaaaccccaggtcccatggcgtgcctcactgtaggacctcacccatatagaatagaatgtgcatatacaatgttggggtaattcaccaactctggctcaaatcccaggtcccatggcatgcctcactgtaggacctcacccatatagaatagaatgtgcatatacaatgttggggtaatgggccaactctggctcaaatcccaggtcccatggcatgcctcactgtaggacctcacccatatagaatagaatgtgcatatacaatgttggggtaattcaccaactctggctcaaatcccaggtcccatggcatgcctcactgtaggacctcacccatatagaatagaatgtgcatatacaatgttggggtaatgggccaactctggctcaaatcccaggtctcatggcatgccttactgtaggacctcacccatatagaatagaatgtgcatatacaatgttggggtaatgggccaactctggctcaaatcccaggtcccatggcgtgcttcactgtaggacctcacccatatagaatagaatgtgcatatacaatgttggggtaatgggccaactctggctcaaatcccaggtcccatgacgtgcttcactgtaggacctcacccatatagaatagaatgtgcatatacaatgttggggtaatgggccaactctggctcaaATCCCAGAtctcatggcgtgcctcactgtaggacctcacccatatagaatagaatgtgcatatacaatgttggggtaatgggccaactctggctcaaatcccagatcccatggcatgcctcactgtaggacctcacccatatagaatagaatgt is a window from the Ciona intestinalis unplaced genomic scaffold, KH HT000109.2, whole genome shotgun sequence genome containing:
- the LOC100183177 gene encoding FAS-associated factor 2, producing MKVSEYNDPLRHRVVKSKAPVLARTLVLLVTAGFALVVAFSCVFYAAHAQHRMLQFQNELTNMKVSLHKRSAELESRVRRSVSRNNFVKKPIKHVVKRNANVSVSLRFVWRIFNPDPREMVTDPRGDVLTFVDEFEAKYENPPQMFRGSYGEAQAEAKKNLQFLLVYLHDPHNKDSEPFCSGTLCNNDVVEYINTNMLFWGCSIQKPEGYKVSKLIRNPTYPLVAVVCLYQNQLAIVGRVQGKVTAEVGAWATLVRLREIVDLYEPVLVSARADREALNQNQQIRAEQDEAYLLSLEKDKQKMDKKRKEKEIAENEERRKEKLKQEKELSRQAQLEMKLKCKKDICEEPSDGDDVISLLIKFPCGKRINRRFHKAVSVKVLHDYVYAQDEAPARYQIFTSFPRAPIAGCSTDEVISTQSHPLIQDAGLNRNDTVFVQNVGEDSSSDDEDR